A stretch of the Malus sylvestris chromosome 10, drMalSylv7.2, whole genome shotgun sequence genome encodes the following:
- the LOC126587935 gene encoding uncharacterized protein LOC126587935, whose translation MERFFKKISVPPSPVIEKNDDTQGQHSTKFILSNLPSDPGKRIRILDYNPNIRDQVRRAYVLASPQQPKTHNFPYKKYGDTQRRFNPAWFDDYPTWLEYSVEKDVAFCLCCYLFKPNIGEQAGGDFFVGEGFSNWKKKERLLTHIGGVNSAHNQAWSNFEALRSQKQHIQFFFSKTHDEARIQYRARLNASIDCCRFLLRQGLAFRGNDESEHSSNHGNFLELLQFLADHNEDVKAVTLKNAPENHKLTSPDIQKDIVNACATETIKTIIKDIGTSLFSILIDESHDVSTKEQMAIVLRYVDKNGHVVERFIGIEHVTSTAALSLKETIDEVFSRHKLSMSRLRGQGYDGASNMQGEFNGLKALIMKDSGCAYYIHCFAHQLQLALVAVAKKNIQIESLFSIVTILVNVVGASSKRCDLLRENQSIAVIEALNSGEFTSGKGKNQETTLKRAGETRWGSHFGTLVSIMTMFSSILDVLEVIADDGVSSQQRCEANNLLDSMQSFDFVFNLHLMKDILGITNELSQALQRKDQDIVNAMKLVGVCKQRLEIMRKSGWDSLLSEVSEFCLKHDIDVPNMDDMFLSRRRGQRKAQAVTNMHHYCVRIFYAVLDWQLQELNNRFNETC comes from the coding sequence ATGGAgaggtttttcaaaaaaatatcaGTGCCGCCATCCCCAGTTATTGAGAAAAATGATGATACTCAGGGACAACATAgtacaaaatttattttatcaaaTCTTCCATCAGATCCTGGTAAGCGAATTCGAATTTTGGATTACAATCCTAATATTCGAGATCAAGTACGAAGAGCATATGTGCTAGCTAGTCCTCAACAAcctaaaacccataattttccTTACAAGAAATATGGAGACACGCAAAGACGATTCAACCCTGCTTGGTTTGATGATTATCCTACTTGGTTGGAATATAGTGTAGAAAAAGATGTTGCCTTTTGTCTGTGTTGCTACCtttttaaaccaaacattggaGAACAAGCAGGTGGTGATTTCTTTGTTGGAGAAGGATTTTCTAactggaagaagaaagaaagacttCTAACTCATATTGGAGGCGTCAATAGTGCACACAATCAAGCATGGAGTAATTTTGAAGCTTTAAGGAGTCAAAAGCAAcatatccaattttttttctctaaaactCATGATGAAGCTCGAATTCAATATAGAGCTCGGTTGAATGCATCAATTGATTGTTGTCGATTTCTTTTGAGACAAGGGCTTGCATTTCGTGGTAATGATGAATCTGAACATTCAAGCAACCATGGAAACTTTCTTGAGCTTCTACAGTTTCTTGCCGACCACAATGAGGATGTGAAAGCCGTTACTTTGAAAAATGCTCCGGAGAATCACAAATTGACATCACCAGATATTCAAAAAGACATTGTAAATGCTTGTGCAACTGAGACCATCAAGACTATTATTAAAGACATTGGCACTTCGTTGTTCTCTATTTTGATTGATGAATCTCACGACGTATCAACGAAGGAACAAATGGCTATTGTATTGCGTTATGTGGACAAGAATGGGCATGTCGTTGAGCGTTTTATTGGCATTGAGCATGTTACTAGTACTGCTGCTCTTTCACTCAAGGAAACCATTGATGAGGTATTTTCTAGGCATAAATTGAGCATGTCTAGGTTGCGTGGGCAAGGTTACGATGGGGCCAGCAATATGCAAGGTGAGTTCAATGGTCTTAAAGCTCTTATTATGAAAGACAGTGGTTGTGCCTATTATATTCATTGCTTTGCACATCAACTTCAATTAGCTCTTGTAGCTGTGGCAAAGAAGAACATCCAAATTGAGTCTCTTTTTAGTATAGTTACTATTTTGGTAAATGTTGTTGGAGCTTCATCGAAGCGTTGTGATCTTCTTCGAGAGAATCAATCTATTGCAGTTATTGAAGCACTTAACAGTGGTGAgtttacaagtgggaaaggcaAAAATCAAGAAACTACTTTGAAACGTGCTGGAGAAACACGTTGGGGTTCACACTTTGGTACTTTAGTAAGTATCATGACTATGTTTTCATCCATACTTGATGTACTTGAAGTAATAGCAGATGATGGAGTAAGCTCTCAACAAAGATGTGAAGCGAATAATTTATTGGATTCCATGCAATCAtttgattttgtgtttaatCTACACTTGATGAAAGATATACTAGGAATAACCAATGAATtgtcacaagcattgcaaaggaAGGATCAGGATATTGTAAATGCAATGAAGTTGGTTGGAGTTTGTAAGCAAAGGTTGGAGATAATGAGGAAAAGTGGTTGGGATTCTTTACTTAGTGAAGTCTCAGAATTTTGTcttaaacatgatattgatgtGCCTAATATGGATGATATGTTTCTTTCTCGAAGGCGAGGGCAACGAAAAGCACAAGCAGTCACAAATATGCATCATTATTGTGTTAGGATATTTTATGCTGTTTTGGATTGGCAGCTTCAAGAACTAAATAATCGTTTCAATGAgacctgttga
- the LOC126587929 gene encoding G-type lectin S-receptor-like serine/threonine-protein kinase At1g11410 isoform X1, translating into MNSTKWVAQMKNILLIFQLFVLPSCIFSFDTITLNKPIKDGDVLTSSKKFFALGFFSPGNSPNRYVGIWYNKVPEQTIVWVANRNNPVTNTSGLLAVISHGGLVIYGNEKSTPLWSANVNASSPNNSVIAKLLDTGNLVVVENNGKVLWQGFDYPSNTLLPSMKIGLDRRSGLNRFLTSWKSQDDPGIGNCSYQIEPSESPQLFLYKGQTPFWRGGSWTGERWSGVPVMTKNFIFNVTFVNNEDEVSIMYSIVDESIFSKMVIDESGIVERSTWHDQVHQWVKFWSAPVEQCDFYGKCGPNSNCDPYIADEFECNCLPGFEPKLQHEWYLRDGSGGCVRRNGSSVCQNGEGFVKLERVKVPYSSATRVNMSMSLKACQEECLRNCSCMAYANADERQGGNGCVHWHGDMMDTRTYSDTGQDLYVRVDAIVLAQYAKKSNGSFGKKRKLEVSLISGLVFLLLLSLACWLVMRKRKGRRSQDKFPFNVTTTPSYWEDSPARTDIDESRINSDLPFFELSTIAKATNNFSFNNKLGTGGFGSVYKGVLYNGNEIAVKRLAKNSGQGIGEFKNEVLLISKLQHRNLVRIIGCCVQDEEKMLIYEYLPNGSLDFFIFDEAKRAFLDWTIRFEIICGIARGILYLHQDSRLKIIHRDLKASNVLLDSAMNPKISDFGMARIFGAEQIEANTNRVVGTYGYMSPEYAMEGLFSVKSDVYSFGVLLLEIVSGRKNTGYYHDNPDSNLVGHVWDLWKESSALEIIDSSLGESYPVSEVLRCIQIALLCVQEHATDRPLMSAVVFMLGNDAALPSPRQPGFLLKRTYHASGDPSASTEGAYSINDVTCTEVEAR; encoded by the exons atGAACTCTACTAAATGGGTTGCGCAGATGAAAAATATATTGCTTATCTTCCAGCTATTTGTTCTTCCCTCTTGCATTTTTTCCTTTGACACCATCACCCTAAACAAACCCATCAAAGACGGGGACGTTTTAACCTCCAGCAAGAAATTCTTCGCACTAGGGTTCTTCAGCCCTGGCAATTCTCCGAACCGCTATGTTGGAATTTGGTACAACAAAGTTCCGGAGCAGACCATCGTTTGGGTTGCAAATAGAAACAACCCTGTCACTAATACCTCTGGACTCCTAGCAGTGATTAGTCATGGAGGCCTTGTGATCTATGGGAATGAGAAAAGTACCCCTCTCTGGTCTGCTAATGTCAACGCCTCTTCTCCAAACAATTCCGTGATAGCCAAGCTTTTGGATACGGGAAATCTTGTTGTGGTTGAAAATAATGGTAAGGTGCTTTGGCAAGGTTTTGATTATCCCTCGAATACACTGCTTCCTTCTATGAAAATTGGATTGGACCGGCGGTCTGGGTTGAACCGGTTCCTCACATCTTGGAAGTCCCAAGATGATCCGGGAATCGGAAACTGTTCGTACCAGATAGAGCCAAGTGAAAGTCCGCAGCTGTTCTTATACAAGGGTCAGACTCCATTTTGGCGGGGCGGATCTTGGACCGGTGAGAGATGGTCAGGGGTGCCGGTAATGACAaaaaatttcatcttcaatGTTACTTTTGTGAACAATGAAGATGAGGTATCCATCATGTATAGTATTGTTGATGAATCAATCTTCTCAAAAATGGTGATCGATGAATCAGGAATTGTTGAACGGTCCACGTGGCACGATCAAGTGCATCAATGGGTCAAGTTTTGGTCCGCCCCGGTAGAGCAGTGTGATTTTTACGGAAAGTGTGGTCCGAACAGCAATTGTGACCCATATATTGCGGATGAGTTTGAGTGCAATTGCCTACCTGGATTCGAACCCAAGTTGCAACATGAGTGGTATTTGAGAGATGGTTCGGGCGGGTGCGTGAGGCGAAACGGATCTTCTGTTTGCCAAAACGGGGAAGGGTTCGTGAAGTTGGAACGTGTGAAGGTGCCGTACTCGTCTGCGACACGTGTGAACATGAGTATGAGTCTGAAAGCATGTCAAGAAGAATGCCTGAGAAATTGTTCTTGCATGGCATACGCAAATGCAGATGAAAGGCAGGGAGGGAATGGGTGTGTACATTGGCATGGGGACATGATGGACACAAGGACTTATTCGGATACGGGCCAAGATTTATATGTGCGAGTTGATGCAATTGTTTTAG CTCAATATGCAAAGAAGTCAAATGGTTCTTTTGGCAAGAAGAGGAAGCTGGAAGTTTCACTAATAAGTGGTCTAGTGTTCCTTCTCTTGCTTTCCCTTGCATGTTGGTTGGTGATGAGGAAGAGAAAAG GTAGGAGAAGTCAGGATAAGTTTCCATTCAATGTGACCACAACACCATCCTACTGGGAAGATTCTCCTGCTAGAACAGATATTGATGAAAGCAGAATAAATTCAGACTTACCATTCTTTGAACTAAGTACCATAGCTAAAGCCACAAACAATTTCTCTTTCAACAACAAGCTTGGAACAGGCGGTTTCGGCTCCGTTTATAAG GGTGTGCTATATAATGGAAATGAGATAGCAGTGAAAAGACTAGCCAAGAATTCTGGCCAAGGAATTGGAGAGTTCAAGAATGAAGTGCTGCTAATTTCAAAGCTCCAACACAGGAACCTTGTGAGGATTATAGGTTGCTGCGTTCAAGATGAAGAGAAGATGCTGATCTACGAATACTTGCCAAATGGAAGTCTTGACTTTTTCATTTTTG ATGAAGCAAAACGGGCGTTTTTGGATTGGACAATACGCTTTGAGATAATTTGTGGGATTGCTAGAGGGATCTTATATCTTCATCAGGATTCAAGATTAAAAATCATTCATAGAGATTTAAAAGCCAGCAATGTTCTGTTGGATTCTGCTATGAATCCCAAGATTTCTGATTTTGGTATGGCTAGGATATTTGGTGCTGAACAAATTGAAGCAAATACAAACCGTGTGGTTGGGACATA TGGTTATATGTCACCAGAGTATGCAATGGAAGGACTTTTTTCAGTAAAGTCTGATGTGTATAGCTTCGGCGTTTTACTGCTAGAAATTGTTAGCGGCAGAAAGAACACCGGTTACTACCATGATAATCCTGACTCAAACTTAGTTGGACAT GTTTGGGACTTGTGGAAGGAAAGTAGTGCGTTGGAAATTATTGATTCGTCTCTGGGAGAATCATACCCTGTCAGTGAAGTTCTAAGATGCATTCAAATTGCACTCTTGTGCGTGCAAGAACATGCGACAGATCGTCCACTCATGTCAGCAGTGGTTTTCATGTTGGGTAATGATGCAGCACTTCCTTCACCAAGGCAACCTGGATTTTTGTTGAAGAGAACTTATCATGCTAGTGGAGATCCATCAGCCAGTACTGAAGGAGCTTACTCTATAAACGATGTGACCTGTACAGAAGTAGAAGCTCGCTAA